The region GCATCCAGGCGAACCGCCCGGTTGCAGGTTGACCCAAACGGGAGTTGCACGTGAACCCGCTCAGAAAAATGTATCGCCCATCGTCCCTCCAATTCCGTTTGCGGCAGTCGGCCTGCGTCCTGCTGCTGCCTGCGTTCCTGCTCGCAAGCGGTTCGATGCCCGGAGCGGGCCCGGTCCGCGCGGAAAGCGTTGCGGCGCAGGAAATGGTCATCGCGCCGAACCTGGAAAGCTTCACGCTGGACAACGGGCTTCGGGTCGTGGTCATTCCCGACCACAGGGCGCCGGTCGCCACGCATATGATCTGGTACAAGGTGGGCTCGGCCGACGAGCCGGAAGGCCAGTCCGGTGTCGCCCATTTTCTGGAACACCTGATGTTCAAGGGCACCTCCGAACATCCGAATGGCGAGTTTTCGCAAATGGTGGCCGAACGCGGCGGCCAGGAAAACGCCTTTACCAGCTCGGACTACACAGCCTATTTCCAGCGGGTCGCCAAGGAGCACCTGCCGTTGATGATGGAGATGGAAGCCGAGCGGATGGAAAACCTGGTCCTCAGCGAAGAGATCGTCGCTCCGGAGCGGGACGTGGTTCTGGAAGAACGGCGCATGCGGGTCGACAGCGAGCCCTCCTCCCGGCTGCGCGAGGCGATGGACGCCATCACCTTCGTCAACCACCCCTACGGGTCGCCGGTTATCGGCTGGCAAAGCGAGATCGAGGCGTTGAACGACAAGTCGGCGATTGCCTTCTATGACCGCTTCTACACGCCCAACAATGCCGTGGTGGTCATTGCGGGCGATGTCAGCGCCGACGAGGTTCGCAAGTTCGCCGAAGAAACCTACGGCAAGGTTGCCAGAAGGGCGGAGCCGGGAGAGCGCGTGCGACCCGCGGAACCGCCGCTTGCCGGAGAGCGCCGTATTGCGGTCTCCGACCCGCGCGTGAAACAGGAGACCCTGTTTCAGACCTGGATCGTCCCCAGCCAGTCCACGGGCGAGGGCAGCACCCCGGAAGCGCTGGATGTGCTGTCCTATATCCTGGGCGAAGGGCCGACGAGCCGTTTGCACAAGTCTCTGGTTCTTGACGAGAAAGCCGCCATCAGCGCCGGCGCCTACTACCGCGGCACCGCCCTGGATGACGGGCAGTTCGGGCTCTACGCCGCACCCCGTCCCGGCCGGACGCTGGAGGAGATGGAAGAGCTGATCAATGCCGAACTTCAAAAAATCCTGAAAGAAGGCGTCAGCGATGAGGACGTGGAACGCGCCAAGAACAGCCTGATTTCCAGCGCGATCTACGCCCAGGACAGCCAGACCGGACTCGCCCGCCTGTTCGGCAGTGCGCTCACGACCGGGCTGACGGTTGAAGACGTTCAAAGCTGGCCCGCCCAGGTCGAGGCCGTCACGCCTCAGGATGTCCTGGACGCCGCGCGCGCCTATCTCGCCTCGCCGCCGGTTGTCGGCGAACTGCGCGCAGAGCCCGCCCCGGACCCGGCAGCTTCCCTGACCGACCACAGCAATTCCAAGGACAAGTCCTGACCCATGGCTACAAAACTTTCCTTGCGGGAAGGATTTCCCGTTCTCGTGCTCGCCCTTTTCGCATCGCTGACGTTCGTCCTGCCCGCGCAGGCGGTGGAGATCCAGAGGGTCACCAGCCCCGGGGGCATCGAGGCATGGCTGGTCGAGGACCACACCGTTCCCCTCGTCGCCATGAACTTTTCCTTTGAAGGCGGTTCCGTCCAGGATCCCGAGGCAAAGCAGGGACTGACGCGCCTGCTCGCGGCAACGATGGATGAGGGAGCGGGCGACCTCACCTCGGAAGATTTCCAGGCCCGGATGGAAGAGCTGGCGATCAGCATCAGCTTCGAAACCGGCAAGGACAGGTTCTACGGCAGCCTGCGCACCCTCACCTCGACCTTGCCGGAGGCAGCGGACCTGCTGACCCTCGCCGTGAACGAGCCCCGCTTCGACGCCGTCCCCGTCGAGCGGATGAAGGCGCAACTGTCCGCGCGGGCGCGGCGCAATCAAACCGACCCGGATGCGATCGCGGGCCGGGCTCTTGCCGATGCCATGTTCGACAGTCATCCCTACGCCCACGCGACCCTTGGAACCGTCGAGACGATCGAGGGCCTTACCCCTGAAGACCTTTCCGCGCACCACGGGAAGCTCATTTCCAAGAGCGCGCTTACCGTCGGTGTCGTCGGCGCGATCGATGCGGAGACGCTCAAGCCCATCCTTGACAAGGTGTTTGCGTCCCTTCCCGAAAAGTCCGACCTCAAACCCGTCGCCGAGGTCGAGCCGGATCTGGGCGAGGAAGTGCACCGGGAACTCTCGGTTCCGCAGACAACCATCCTTGTCGGGCTGCCCGGCCTCAAGAGGAACGACCCGGACTATCAGGCCGCCTACGTGATGAACCACATTCTGGGCGGCGGCAGCTTCACTTCGTGGATGTATGAGGAAGTGCGGGAAAAGCGCGGGCTTTCCTACGGTGCCGGCACCTCCCTCTCCCCCTATGAACATTCGGCCCTGCTGATCGGATCGGCCGCGACGAAAGCGGAGCGGGCCGGAGAGACCGTCGAAGTGATGCTCGAGCAGTTCGAGCGTATGGCGACGGACGGCCCGAGCGAAGAAGAACTGCGCGCGGCCAAGCAATATATCACCGGCTCCTACCCCTTGCGCTTCGACAGTTCGGGCAAGATCGCCGGACAGCTCGTCGCCTTGCAGAATTCCGACCTCGGCATCGACTATTTCGAACGCCGCAACGCCGAGATCGAAGCGGTCACGCTGGAGGATGTCAGGCGGGTTGCCCGACGGCTGCTTACGGACAGGGAACCGACGATCGTCACTGTCGGTCCCGGACAGGGGTGACGACGGACTGAAAGCTTCCTCCGTCCAATATCCAACGGTCGTTGCAGCGGTCCGATCACTCCGTGCGTCGGGCTTCCTTCGACAGGAAATCTGCCCATAAGCCGCGCATCCCGCTTCCCCGTGCGGGGCAGAAGGATGACGGATGGATCATTCGGAAGACTTCCGATAGCGTGATTTCAGGTCGCCGGCACCTGGGAGCACCGTAAGCCCGGTGTTGGCGTCGACACGTCGAACCTGGGTCTGACAGGCCGGACGAGATCACAGCCCCCCGTTCCGGGTCTCGAAGCCACCAGACGAACCTGTGCGGCGGGTATCAGCCCGCCGCTGATTTTCTAGGGCCCGGTGCGGGCGCTCCTTGCAGGACTTCCGCCCTGACCGGCCGTGGGGGTGAGAAGAGATTGCCCTGGGCGAGCTTCACGTCGTAGTCGAGCAATTCCAGGACCTGGGATTCGGTTTCTACGTGGTCCGTGATCAGCTCCATGCCGTAGCGGTGCAAAAGATCGCCGAAATCCGACGGGTGGATGTGGCCGTGCTTGGCCTCCCGGCGGCCGATCAGGTAGTCCGCATGCAGCTTGCCGTATTTGAAGCCGCGTCCCGCCAGGGAATTGAAATCCATTTTCATGTCGACGATCTGGTCGATGGAGAAGCGGAAGCCGACGTCGTAGAGGGCGCTCAGGCTTTCCAGTTCCATCGGCCCCATCTCGGCGACATCGGCCTGGGAGAATTCGAAGACCAGCACATCGGCAAAGTTCCGGTTGGCCTTCACGAATTCCAGGAAGCCGGGGAAGAAGGTTTCATCGCCCAGCGACAGCGAGGAGATGTTGCAGAACAAAATCGCATTCCGGTTGCGCGACGTCAGCCGGCGGATGACCTGGATCGACCGGAACAGGAGCAGGTTGTCGATGCGGGCAATCTGGCCGGACAGCAATGCTTCGGGCAGGAACCTTGCCGCCTCGACCGAATTGCCGTTGGCGTCGCGCAGACGGGTGAAGGCTTCGTAGTATTTCACCTGGCGCTGCGGCAGGCTCACGATCGGCTGCAGATGCAATTCGACACGGTTTGCGTTGAGGGCCGAGGCGATCAGTTCACGCATGGCCATGTTCGGCTTCGGCTTTTCCGCTTGCATGCCCGCACGTTCGATGGAAGGCGGGTTCGCATCCGACATGTAGGCGTCGTGGTAGCCGCGGCCGTTGGTCTCATGCGGACCGCCGTAATGGGCCGCGGCATCCCCGGCCTGCGGCGCAAGCACACCATAACGCCGGTCCGCCATGTCATGGCGGCCGGACGGTGGCTCTTCCTGTTGCGCACCCTGCATTTCATAAGGCTGCGGAAAGTGACCGTACAATTGATGCGCAGGCCCGGCCCGCTCACGGGCGGGAGCATCACGCAAGGGATGGGGCGCACGCTGTTCGGGCGGATCGTTGTGGAATGTCGGCGGCGCCTGCGGATAGCGCGGCAGGCTCTGCATCTGCGGGGGCGGGGCCAGGGCCTGCTGGTCTTCCACCTTCGCCTCCAGGTCGGACATGGCCTCGGCCATCTGCTTGACCAGAGTCCCCAGCACTTCCACTTCGGCGAACAGAGGATCGATTTCCGCCCGGGTGCGACGGGGCATCGTATGCTCCATGCCGGTCAGCCGCCCCTCAAGATTGCCGACATCCTCGTCGAGATCCGCCATGCGCTCTTCCAGCCGGTCAACGGCTTCGCTGACGGCCCCCCGGTCGCGGGCACG is a window of Roseibium salinum DNA encoding:
- a CDS encoding M16 family metallopeptidase; amino-acid sequence: MPGAGPVRAESVAAQEMVIAPNLESFTLDNGLRVVVIPDHRAPVATHMIWYKVGSADEPEGQSGVAHFLEHLMFKGTSEHPNGEFSQMVAERGGQENAFTSSDYTAYFQRVAKEHLPLMMEMEAERMENLVLSEEIVAPERDVVLEERRMRVDSEPSSRLREAMDAITFVNHPYGSPVIGWQSEIEALNDKSAIAFYDRFYTPNNAVVVIAGDVSADEVRKFAEETYGKVARRAEPGERVRPAEPPLAGERRIAVSDPRVKQETLFQTWIVPSQSTGEGSTPEALDVLSYILGEGPTSRLHKSLVLDEKAAISAGAYYRGTALDDGQFGLYAAPRPGRTLEEMEELINAELQKILKEGVSDEDVERAKNSLISSAIYAQDSQTGLARLFGSALTTGLTVEDVQSWPAQVEAVTPQDVLDAARAYLASPPVVGELRAEPAPDPAASLTDHSNSKDKS
- a CDS encoding M16 family metallopeptidase translates to MATKLSLREGFPVLVLALFASLTFVLPAQAVEIQRVTSPGGIEAWLVEDHTVPLVAMNFSFEGGSVQDPEAKQGLTRLLAATMDEGAGDLTSEDFQARMEELAISISFETGKDRFYGSLRTLTSTLPEAADLLTLAVNEPRFDAVPVERMKAQLSARARRNQTDPDAIAGRALADAMFDSHPYAHATLGTVETIEGLTPEDLSAHHGKLISKSALTVGVVGAIDAETLKPILDKVFASLPEKSDLKPVAEVEPDLGEEVHRELSVPQTTILVGLPGLKRNDPDYQAAYVMNHILGGGSFTSWMYEEVREKRGLSYGAGTSLSPYEHSALLIGSAATKAERAGETVEVMLEQFERMATDGPSEEELRAAKQYITGSYPLRFDSSGKIAGQLVALQNSDLGIDYFERRNAEIEAVTLEDVRRVARRLLTDREPTIVTVGPGQG
- a CDS encoding EAL domain-containing protein; the protein is MAVIALSSATVLIFQFGRPVAEAVSLSLALMCTMILVHLLIGRARDRGAVSEAVDRLEERMADLDEDVGNLEGRLTGMEHTMPRRTRAEIDPLFAEVEVLGTLVKQMAEAMSDLEAKVEDQQALAPPPQMQSLPRYPQAPPTFHNDPPEQRAPHPLRDAPARERAGPAHQLYGHFPQPYEMQGAQQEEPPSGRHDMADRRYGVLAPQAGDAAAHYGGPHETNGRGYHDAYMSDANPPSIERAGMQAEKPKPNMAMRELIASALNANRVELHLQPIVSLPQRQVKYYEAFTRLRDANGNSVEAARFLPEALLSGQIARIDNLLLFRSIQVIRRLTSRNRNAILFCNISSLSLGDETFFPGFLEFVKANRNFADVLVFEFSQADVAEMGPMELESLSALYDVGFRFSIDQIVDMKMDFNSLAGRGFKYGKLHADYLIGRREAKHGHIHPSDFGDLLHRYGMELITDHVETESQVLELLDYDVKLAQGNLFSPPRPVRAEVLQGAPAPGPRKSAAG